Part of the Halalkalibacter krulwichiae genome is shown below.
TTTTAAAAGCTAGTCCAAGACAAGATTTAAGAGGATCTGCTACAAGGAAAATTCGCAAACAAGGTCTTGTTCCTGCGATTTTGTACGGAAATAAAATTGAAAGTCAGCCAGTTTCAGTAGAAGGAGCCGACTTCTTAAAGACAGTTCGCTCTGTAGGAAAGAATGGCTTGTTTTCTCTTGAGATAGCTGGAAAGAAAAATCATCAAGTAATGATTCATGACATTCAAATTGACCCTTTAAAGAATGAATATACACATATTGATTTCTTTGAGGTAGATATGACTTCGGAAATTGAAGCAAATGTACCAATTCGTTTAGAAGGGGAAGCTCCTGGATTAAAAGAAGGTGGCATGTTATCACACCTCCTTTATGAAATGAGTGTAAAATGTTTGCCAGCAGATATTCCTGAAGAAATTCAGGTTGATGTATCGAATTTGAATGTTGGTGATTCCATTCAGGTTGCTGATATTAGATCAAGTGTTTCTGTCGAAATTACAAATGAAGATGATGAAACAATTGTGACCGTTCAAATTCAAGCGGCTGAGCAAGAGAATGGTCAAGCTGGTGATGAAGAAGTAAGCGGAACAGAAGAAGCTGAAGGAACTGCAGAAGAATAAACTAGATAAAAGAGGGGGCGACTTAGTTGCCCTCTCTTTAAAAGCGTGAGGAGAGATTTGATGAAGCTGATTGTCGGACTTGGAAACCCGGGGCAAAAATATGCTGGTACAAGGCATAATGTCGGCTTTGATTGTATTGATTATTGTGCAGAGCATATGAATATACAATTAAATCAGTCAAAGTTTAAAGGGGTATATGGCCAGGGTGTAGTAAATGGTGAAAAAATCTATTTATTAAAGCCGCTCACTTATATGAATTTATCTGGAGAATCTGTAAGACCATTTATGGATTATTATAAAATTGATTTGAAAGACCTAGTAATTATTTATGATGATATGGATTTACCTGTAGGGAAAATTCGTTTAAGACAAAAGGGCAGTGCTGGGGGCATAACGGTATCAAATCACTCATACAACACTTAGGAACTGCTGAATTCAATAGAATTCGAATTGGAGTGGACCGTCCACAAAATGGAGAGTCAATCGTTAATTATGTACTAGGTAAATATCGCCCTGAGGAAGTTGAGCCCGTTCAAGATTCGATCATTCAATCAGCTAAAGCTGTAGAGGCATGGACTTCAAAGACGTTTCTTGAAGTTATGAATAATTTTAATTAGAATCGTATAGAGAACCTCTAACATGCTAACAATAATACTATTGATTATTAGCAAAAGGAGGCTTCTCGTTTGGCTATTCATTATCAGTGTCGTCATTGTAAAATGAAGATAGGTGAAATCGAACAACAT
Proteins encoded:
- a CDS encoding 50S ribosomal protein L25/general stress protein Ctc translates to MATVLKASPRQDLRGSATRKIRKQGLVPAILYGNKIESQPVSVEGADFLKTVRSVGKNGLFSLEIAGKKNHQVMIHDIQIDPLKNEYTHIDFFEVDMTSEIEANVPIRLEGEAPGLKEGGMLSHLLYEMSVKCLPADIPEEIQVDVSNLNVGDSIQVADIRSSVSVEITNEDDETIVTVQIQAAEQENGQAGDEEVSGTEEAEGTAEE